A single genomic interval of Spirosoma taeanense harbors:
- a CDS encoding TMEM175 family protein, with amino-acid sequence MTITKRMADFQENETVRMEAFSDGVFAIDITLLTFELKLPVFKEEHTSRSLFFAMLHQWPSYVAFLLSFATIFVIWVNHHRMYSVIRRSDARFMYYNGLLLLLTSLIPFTTNILARYIQTSATELATALSMLVFGATTGTFYLMWNYATQDYYLLKRPAADVRIHSVRNGLILSSSIYSVSALLAAVAPYVSLFIGLLMVVYLSRLKYHREKVV; translated from the coding sequence ATGACAATCACGAAACGCATGGCCGACTTTCAGGAAAACGAAACTGTACGGATGGAAGCCTTTAGTGATGGTGTATTCGCAATTGACATCACCCTGCTGACGTTCGAGCTGAAGCTGCCTGTTTTCAAGGAAGAGCATACCAGCCGGTCGCTGTTTTTTGCCATGCTCCATCAGTGGCCCAGTTACGTAGCCTTCCTGCTGAGTTTTGCTACTATCTTCGTCATCTGGGTCAATCATCACCGGATGTATAGCGTCATCCGTCGAAGCGACGCCCGGTTCATGTACTATAACGGGCTGTTGCTGCTGTTGACGAGCCTGATTCCATTCACCACGAACATCCTGGCCCGCTACATCCAGACCTCGGCAACTGAACTGGCGACTGCCCTGTCTATGCTTGTCTTCGGCGCTACTACAGGAACGTTTTATCTGATGTGGAACTACGCCACGCAGGATTATTATCTGCTCAAACGGCCAGCCGCTGATGTCCGAATTCATTCGGTGCGCAATGGATTGATTCTTAGTTCGAGCATCTATAGCGTTTCGGCGCTGCTGGCAGCGGTGGCACCCTACGTAAGTTTGTTTATTGGTTTGCTGATGGTTGTGTACCTCTCCCGGTTGAAATATCACCGGGAAAAAGTCGTTTAA